A genomic segment from Chitinophaga niabensis encodes:
- a CDS encoding serine hydrolase domain-containing protein gives MKYILLCLLLQQYLEVQHERLGFSGVLLIAKKDSIVYQETIGMASRELNVPINKDNRFKVASVTKSFTAWLIVQAAKEGKLRLTDPLSSYIPNRWPEITIEQLLTHTSGIPHNEGIKDYWTIISRLPLTKEQALEAILEMKLLPKGMHYSSPGYFLLACILEKVYQTSYEKVLAAKLPLLKNTGIYNVRSIIPPLTAGYHMMGDSLTVAPYRDPSLMKGSGDLYTTAEDLLKWNNTCTDFNYGWMKEGDAYYHGGGSFGCSAINVVYPKDSLSIILLSNVSVMPVNEMWHDIEKIVFNQPFEMPQVNAHIKIEDLAKFSGKYESEGTTLQIIAANDQLYAKLGSNPAFEIYANTPLEFSGKKVNVRIIFKQDEKGNVTGLQVEGRGRPLHFIKNLQY, from the coding sequence ATGAAATATATACTCCTCTGCCTGTTATTGCAACAATACCTCGAAGTACAGCATGAAAGACTGGGCTTTAGCGGGGTGCTCCTGATCGCTAAAAAGGACAGTATAGTTTACCAGGAAACAATAGGTATGGCCTCCCGGGAATTAAATGTTCCTATTAATAAGGATAACAGGTTTAAGGTGGCTTCCGTTACTAAATCATTCACCGCCTGGTTAATTGTACAGGCTGCAAAGGAAGGGAAACTCCGTTTAACGGATCCGCTTTCTTCCTATATCCCAAACCGTTGGCCGGAGATCACCATAGAACAATTATTGACGCATACCTCCGGTATCCCGCATAATGAAGGGATCAAAGACTATTGGACCATCATATCCCGCCTGCCCCTCACAAAAGAACAGGCGCTGGAGGCAATACTGGAAATGAAATTATTGCCCAAAGGGATGCATTATTCCAGTCCGGGTTATTTTCTGCTGGCCTGCATACTGGAAAAGGTATATCAAACATCTTATGAAAAGGTACTGGCAGCTAAACTTCCTTTATTGAAGAACACGGGTATCTATAATGTACGTTCCATCATTCCACCTCTTACAGCAGGTTATCACATGATGGGCGACAGTTTAACCGTAGCACCTTACAGGGACCCATCCCTGATGAAAGGAAGTGGCGATCTCTATACTACTGCGGAAGATCTTTTAAAGTGGAATAATACCTGCACGGATTTCAATTATGGTTGGATGAAAGAAGGCGATGCTTATTATCATGGAGGCGGATCGTTTGGATGTTCTGCTATTAACGTAGTGTATCCTAAAGACAGTTTGTCCATTATCCTGCTTAGTAATGTATCCGTGATGCCGGTGAATGAAATGTGGCATGATATAGAGAAGATTGTTTTTAACCAGCCTTTTGAAATGCCACAGGTAAATGCCCATATAAAGATAGAAGACCTGGCAAAGTTCTCCGGTAAATATGAATCGGAAGGTACAACCTTGCAGATCATTGCAGCAAACGATCAGCTCTATGCAAAACTTGGCAGCAACCCTGCTTTTGAGATCTACGCAAATACCCCCCTGGAATTCTCCGGTAAGAAGGTGAACGTCCGGATCATTTTCAAACAGGATGAAAAAGGAAATGTTACCGGATTACAGGTAGAAGGCAGAGGCCGCCCCCTTCATTTTATTAAAAACTTGCAATATTAA
- a CDS encoding RagB/SusD family nutrient uptake outer membrane protein: protein MKYLKISIVLLLWPFTFGCHYLDIVPDNIATVDHVFRMRNTAEQFLFTCYSYQPRFVSSYDYLTILGGDEIWANDFNVNVNKVAWNIAKGFQNVVNPYSNYFGGGQGGRGMFVALRDCNTFLENISKVPDMDEYEKVRWAAEVKFLKAYYHFFLFRMYGPIPLIDKNLPITSSTSEVRVKQAPVDSCVNYIARLLDEAAADLPPRIDNEATEAGRITKSIALCVKAQLLVTAASPLFNGNSDYGTFKGKEGVSLFNPQYDEQKWKIAAEACKVAIEECHAVGNELYVFNLANYPFTISNDTRVELSVRNSVCERWNKEIVWTSTSNLIGSLQQECLPRLFTGDKQTGTLSSFGAPLKIAEQFYTKNGVPISEDKTWDYVNRYNIKTAVAGDFLRIKPAYQTAALNFDREVRFYASLGFDGGRWYGHGRFSDTTNTYLEAKLGQIANNHAWAYSITGYWPKKLVNTQTVSNANEITFQTYPWPVIRLADMYLLYAEALNESEGPTTETMKWIDLVRARAGLKTVAESWTQFSTNPGAYQQKDGMRKIIHQERLIEMAFEGARFWDLRRWKEAERVLNEPITGWNYGGKTAAEYYTVKSLFNMTFRKRDYLWPIMENDLIVNNNLVQNPGW from the coding sequence ATGAAGTACTTAAAAATATCGATCGTATTACTCCTCTGGCCATTCACCTTTGGCTGTCATTATCTGGATATTGTACCGGATAATATTGCAACGGTAGATCATGTTTTCAGAATGCGCAATACGGCAGAGCAATTCCTTTTCACCTGTTACAGTTATCAGCCAAGGTTTGTCAGTTCATATGATTATCTCACCATATTAGGTGGTGATGAAATATGGGCCAATGATTTCAATGTGAACGTTAATAAAGTGGCCTGGAATATAGCCAAGGGATTTCAGAACGTAGTGAATCCCTACTCCAATTATTTTGGAGGCGGGCAGGGAGGAAGAGGCATGTTTGTGGCCCTCAGGGATTGCAACACCTTCCTGGAAAATATCAGTAAGGTGCCGGACATGGATGAATATGAAAAAGTAAGATGGGCGGCGGAAGTGAAATTCCTGAAAGCCTATTATCATTTCTTCCTGTTCCGGATGTACGGGCCTATTCCCTTAATAGATAAAAACCTTCCCATTACCAGCAGCACCTCGGAAGTAAGAGTGAAACAGGCGCCGGTAGATTCCTGCGTAAACTATATCGCCCGCTTGCTGGATGAAGCAGCTGCAGACCTCCCGCCGCGGATCGATAATGAAGCCACTGAAGCCGGCAGGATAACAAAGTCCATTGCATTATGCGTGAAGGCACAACTGCTGGTAACAGCGGCCAGTCCTTTGTTTAATGGAAATAGTGACTATGGTACTTTTAAAGGAAAGGAAGGAGTGAGCCTTTTCAATCCGCAATATGATGAACAGAAATGGAAAATAGCAGCGGAAGCCTGTAAAGTAGCCATTGAAGAATGCCACGCCGTAGGTAATGAACTGTATGTTTTCAATCTCGCCAACTATCCCTTTACAATTTCTAACGATACAAGAGTGGAATTGAGCGTTCGTAATAGTGTTTGCGAGAGATGGAATAAAGAAATTGTATGGACCAGCACAAGCAACCTGATAGGCAGCCTGCAGCAGGAGTGTTTACCCCGCCTGTTTACAGGAGATAAACAAACAGGTACATTATCCAGCTTTGGTGCACCGCTTAAGATTGCAGAACAGTTCTATACAAAAAATGGTGTACCCATTTCAGAAGATAAGACATGGGATTACGTGAACCGGTATAATATAAAAACCGCCGTAGCAGGAGACTTTCTCAGGATCAAACCCGCTTATCAAACCGCAGCACTGAATTTCGACAGAGAGGTACGCTTTTATGCAAGCCTTGGTTTTGATGGTGGAAGATGGTATGGTCACGGCCGTTTCAGCGATACCACAAATACATACCTTGAAGCAAAGCTGGGCCAGATAGCCAATAACCATGCATGGGCCTATTCCATCACCGGTTACTGGCCTAAGAAACTGGTCAACACACAGACGGTTTCCAACGCCAATGAGATCACCTTTCAAACTTATCCCTGGCCCGTGATCCGGTTAGCCGATATGTACCTGTTGTATGCGGAAGCCCTGAATGAATCAGAAGGCCCCACTACAGAAACAATGAAGTGGATAGACCTCGTAAGGGCACGCGCCGGCCTCAAAACCGTAGCGGAATCCTGGACGCAGTTCTCTACCAATCCGGGCGCTTACCAGCAAAAGGATGGCATGCGCAAGATCATACACCAGGAACGCCTGATAGAAATGGCCTTTGAAGGGGCACGTTTCTGGGACCTCCGGAGATGGAAGGAAGCTGAACGTGTGTTGAATGAGCCCATCACCGGATGGAACTATGGCGGCAAAACCGCGGCAGAATATTACACCGTGAAATCATTGTTTAACATGACTTTCAGGAAACGTGATTATCTCTGGCCGATCATGGAAAATGATCTCATTGTGAATAACAACCTGGTGCAGAATCCCGGATGGTAA
- a CDS encoding SusC/RagA family TonB-linked outer membrane protein — protein MKKKHLVYAFRPQHALIKAFVFMKLTFIFILLSLLQVSATVRSQDKVSLNLQAADLKKVLLLIEAQTKYHFIFSERKLKTDRKIDLNVEGESVFKVLQTVLPVANLEYKLLEGNLIAITTIGENTARKDVRGIVTDTSGMPLPGVTIQVKSTPSVGTTTDLNGKYVLDVPDDATVLIYSMVGFDKQEITVSGRDVINVRLAYASNQLEETVIVAFGTQKKKEVVGAMTTINPKELKVPSSNLTTALAGRLAGVIAYQRSGEPGADNADFFIRGVTTFGYKKDPLILIDGVELTTTDLSRLQVDDIASFSIMKDATSTALYGARGANGVILVTTKEGVEGKARISVRLENSMSAPTKNVKLADPITYMRLGNEAVLTRTPLEKLPYQEEKIDNTIAGTNPLVYPATDWRKEMFKDYTMNQRANFNVSGGGKIARYYLAATLNKDNGMLKVDKRNNFNNNINLKTYSLRSNVNINLTKSTEVGVRLFGTFDDYTGPLNSGSEMYQRVIYANPVLFPAYYPTDSAHSFVRHIMFGNAGDGGDFINPYADMVKGYMQSTRSNLVAQFELKQNLSMITEGLVLNALFNTSRVSYFDVKRFYNPFWYQVGSYDKYADSYTLNMLNPTTGTEYLNYTEGNKTINSTTYIQTSLNYNKAIDEKHNVSALLVFLMNNQITANGGSLQLSLPHRNIGLSGRYTYSYDNKYFAEFDFGYNGSERFYESKRFGFFPSVGAAWIVSNENFWKPLQNVVNNLKLRYTYGLVGNDAIGSPEDRFFYLADVNMNDGARRSVFGTTYTYGRNGIFVNRYGNNDITWETAVKTNYGLEIGLFNKINILLDVYTEHRKNILMTRAFIPVTMGVLGGSLGPSSDVKANLGEATGKGFDLSVDYSHHFNPNFWIQARGNVTYATSKFLVYEEPEYTEKYLSRVGWPLSQQRGYIAERLFGDDAEVANSPAQGFGEYRAGDIKYHDVNGDGQITTRDMVPIGYPTTPEIVYGFGFSLGWKNFDVSAFFQGLARESFWIDAANTAPFVNSRALLQAYADDHWSEQDRNLYAKWPRLSSQPLANNTQISTWFMRNGAFLRLKTMELGYTLPTTFTKRYKIDKTRIYASGINLLLLSKFKDWDVEMGGNGLGYPLQKVINVGAQLSF, from the coding sequence ATGAAAAAAAAGCACTTAGTGTATGCTTTCAGGCCTCAGCATGCGCTAATAAAGGCATTCGTGTTTATGAAACTGACCTTCATTTTTATTTTGCTGTCTTTGCTACAGGTTTCAGCCACCGTGCGGTCTCAGGATAAAGTGTCCCTGAACCTCCAGGCAGCAGACCTGAAGAAAGTGTTGTTGCTCATAGAAGCACAAACAAAGTATCACTTCATTTTCAGTGAGCGGAAGTTAAAGACCGACCGGAAAATAGACCTGAATGTGGAGGGGGAATCCGTGTTCAAAGTGCTGCAAACAGTACTGCCGGTTGCCAACCTGGAATACAAGCTGCTGGAAGGGAACCTCATTGCCATTACCACCATTGGCGAGAATACCGCGAGAAAGGATGTAAGAGGTATTGTTACCGATACTTCCGGTATGCCGCTGCCGGGTGTTACCATCCAGGTGAAAAGTACACCCAGCGTGGGAACCACCACGGACCTGAATGGTAAATATGTGCTAGATGTTCCGGACGATGCCACGGTACTCATTTACAGTATGGTGGGATTTGACAAACAGGAGATCACCGTGAGCGGCAGGGATGTGATCAATGTTCGCCTGGCCTATGCTTCCAACCAACTGGAAGAAACAGTGATCGTGGCATTCGGTACACAGAAAAAGAAAGAAGTGGTAGGTGCTATGACCACCATTAATCCTAAAGAGCTGAAAGTACCATCGAGTAACTTAACCACAGCACTGGCCGGCCGTTTGGCTGGTGTGATCGCTTATCAGCGGAGTGGGGAGCCGGGAGCAGATAATGCAGACTTCTTCATTCGCGGTGTTACCACTTTTGGATATAAAAAAGATCCGCTGATCCTCATAGATGGGGTGGAACTTACCACTACAGACCTTTCGCGTTTACAGGTAGACGACATTGCCAGCTTTTCCATCATGAAAGATGCTACCTCTACTGCATTATATGGTGCACGTGGCGCTAATGGCGTGATCCTGGTTACTACCAAGGAAGGGGTGGAAGGCAAAGCAAGGATCTCTGTACGCCTGGAAAATTCTATGTCTGCCCCCACAAAGAACGTGAAGCTGGCAGATCCTATCACCTATATGCGTTTAGGCAATGAAGCCGTGCTTACACGTACACCACTGGAAAAGTTACCTTACCAGGAGGAAAAAATAGATAATACCATTGCAGGGACTAATCCGCTTGTATATCCCGCCACAGACTGGCGGAAGGAAATGTTCAAGGATTATACCATGAACCAGCGCGCCAACTTCAATGTTTCCGGTGGTGGTAAGATTGCCCGTTATTACCTGGCTGCTACGCTGAACAAGGATAACGGTATGTTGAAAGTGGACAAGCGCAATAACTTCAACAATAATATCAACCTCAAAACATATTCCCTGCGTTCCAACGTGAACATTAATCTCACCAAATCAACAGAAGTGGGGGTGAGGTTATTCGGCACTTTTGATGATTACACCGGTCCGCTGAATTCCGGCTCGGAAATGTACCAGAGAGTGATCTATGCCAACCCTGTGTTATTCCCGGCTTATTATCCAACGGATTCCGCTCATTCATTTGTAAGGCATATCATGTTCGGCAATGCCGGGGATGGAGGTGATTTTATCAATCCCTATGCGGATATGGTGAAAGGGTATATGCAATCCACCCGCTCCAACCTGGTGGCGCAGTTTGAATTGAAGCAGAACCTCTCAATGATCACAGAAGGGCTGGTGCTCAACGCACTGTTCAATACATCCCGCGTTTCTTATTTTGATGTGAAACGTTTCTACAATCCGTTCTGGTACCAGGTAGGCAGTTACGATAAGTATGCAGATAGTTACACCCTGAATATGCTGAATCCTACCACCGGTACGGAATATCTTAACTATACAGAAGGAAATAAAACCATTAATTCCACCACCTATATCCAAACTTCTTTAAACTATAACAAAGCCATTGATGAAAAGCATAACGTCAGTGCCCTGCTCGTGTTTCTGATGAACAACCAGATCACGGCAAATGGCGGCTCCCTGCAATTGTCATTGCCGCATCGCAACATTGGCCTCTCCGGCAGATATACTTATTCTTATGATAACAAGTATTTCGCGGAGTTCGACTTTGGTTATAATGGTTCTGAACGTTTCTACGAGTCTAAACGTTTTGGCTTTTTCCCCTCTGTGGGTGCTGCCTGGATCGTATCCAACGAGAATTTCTGGAAGCCACTGCAAAACGTGGTGAATAACCTGAAGCTGCGTTACACCTATGGCCTCGTAGGAAATGATGCCATCGGTTCTCCGGAAGACCGCTTCTTTTACCTCGCAGATGTGAATATGAATGACGGTGCACGCAGATCTGTATTTGGTACAACCTATACTTATGGCCGCAATGGTATTTTTGTGAACCGTTATGGTAATAACGATATCACCTGGGAAACCGCCGTAAAAACCAACTATGGTCTGGAAATAGGCCTGTTCAATAAAATAAACATACTCCTGGATGTTTACACAGAACACCGCAAGAACATCCTGATGACCCGCGCCTTTATCCCCGTAACAATGGGTGTGCTGGGTGGCTCATTAGGCCCCAGCTCAGATGTGAAAGCTAACCTGGGAGAAGCTACTGGTAAAGGATTTGATCTCTCCGTTGATTACAGTCATCACTTTAACCCTAACTTCTGGATCCAGGCAAGAGGTAACGTAACCTATGCTACCAGTAAGTTCCTGGTGTATGAAGAACCGGAATACACAGAGAAATATTTGTCGAGAGTAGGATGGCCACTTTCACAGCAGCGGGGATATATCGCAGAGCGTTTATTCGGCGATGATGCAGAAGTAGCGAATTCGCCGGCGCAGGGATTCGGAGAGTACAGAGCAGGGGATATCAAATATCATGATGTAAATGGCGATGGCCAGATCACCACGCGGGATATGGTGCCCATTGGTTATCCCACTACGCCGGAGATCGTTTATGGTTTCGGTTTTTCACTGGGCTGGAAGAACTTTGATGTGTCTGCTTTCTTCCAGGGTCTCGCAAGAGAATCCTTCTGGATAGATGCCGCGAATACAGCTCCTTTTGTGAATAGCAGGGCTTTATTGCAGGCTTATGCAGATGACCATTGGTCTGAACAGGACCGGAACCTCTATGCCAAATGGCCGCGCCTCAGTTCACAACCCCTGGCAAACAATACACAGATAAGCACCTGGTTCATGCGCAATGGAGCATTCCTGCGCCTGAAAACAATGGAACTGGGCTATACACTGCCCACCACATTCACCAAACGGTACAAGATTGACAAAACAAGGATATACGCCAGCGGCATCAATCTTTTATTGCTCAGTAAGTTTAAAGACTGGGATGTGGAAATGGGTGGTAACGGTTTAGGTTACCCGCTGCAAAAAGTGATCAATGTTGGTGCGCAGTTATCATTTTAA
- a CDS encoding SGNH/GDSL hydrolase family protein produces the protein MHRRVFLSTSLMATIAMTLRASYNDPLVINAGVGGNNTDDLLKRIDKDCLAHKPALTVLMAGTNDMNSRKYIPLEQYRKNMATLIEKIQASKSKVLLMTILPFYEPYLLTRHDPAFYGTDGPAKRRAAVNETIKSLAAAYKTELLDLGILFEKVGKVGLDKDSLIQNEANSQKTDGIHPTPNGYRFIGLAVYEHILLQKLPQSRIVCFGDSITNGDGSVTKESYPAYLNKLLQS, from the coding sequence ATGCATAGAAGAGTTTTCCTGTCCACGTCCCTCATGGCAACCATTGCCATGACCCTGCGCGCTTCATACAACGATCCCTTAGTGATCAATGCCGGCGTAGGGGGCAATAATACAGACGATCTTTTAAAAAGGATCGATAAAGACTGCCTCGCACACAAACCTGCGCTCACAGTACTTATGGCCGGTACAAACGACATGAACAGCCGCAAATACATTCCGCTGGAGCAATACCGGAAGAATATGGCAACACTCATAGAAAAGATCCAGGCATCCAAAAGTAAAGTGCTGCTGATGACGATCCTGCCTTTCTATGAACCTTACCTGCTCACCCGTCACGATCCTGCTTTCTATGGAACAGACGGGCCTGCTAAAAGAAGGGCTGCCGTAAACGAAACCATCAAAAGCCTGGCTGCAGCATATAAAACGGAATTGCTGGACTTAGGAATACTCTTTGAAAAAGTAGGCAAGGTAGGTTTGGATAAAGACTCGCTGATCCAGAATGAGGCTAATAGTCAAAAAACAGATGGCATCCATCCAACTCCCAATGGCTACCGTTTCATAGGGTTGGCGGTATATGAACACATCCTTCTTCAAAAGCTCCCGCAAAGCAGGATCGTTTGCTTTGGCGATAGCATTACTAACGGAGACGGAAGTGTTACGAAAGAAAGTTATCCAGCTTACCTAAATAAATTATTGCAATCATGA
- a CDS encoding DUF5000 domain-containing lipoprotein, translating to MRNIIILLAVFVLGCKEEQLKPLAEGGKAPGPVSNVQVQNLPGKVILSYTLPNDPELLYVKAEFEIRTGKKMEMISTFYNTTITLDGFSNTDEREVKLYAVSRTEVASTPVTVKVNPLTPPIEKTLASLSFEADFGGITTSFVNNDSSNITIGVLTKDERGAIIPADKFYTSQKSGFFSTRGFDDKERWFGLYVQDRWGNLSDTIGKLITPFAEQQLDKKLFKAYKLPTDAVLFNNQPMSNLWNNVIAGGSSSSSSWLRTANGSGVPHWITFDMGVTAKLSRLNFVPRGATDEQALLYSAGDPHQFEVWGSTTPSADGSFSSWVKLMDCETVKPSGLPIGTNSNDDILKAIAGHEFKFPLDAPPVRYIRIKMLQTWGNSDYFWMAEMTIFGQLR from the coding sequence ATGCGCAACATAATAATCTTACTTGCAGTATTTGTGCTGGGCTGCAAAGAGGAACAACTGAAACCACTGGCAGAAGGCGGCAAAGCCCCCGGCCCGGTAAGTAATGTGCAGGTGCAGAACCTGCCCGGCAAAGTAATACTCAGCTACACGCTGCCCAACGATCCGGAGCTCCTGTATGTAAAAGCGGAATTTGAGATCAGAACGGGAAAGAAAATGGAAATGATCTCCACTTTCTATAACACTACTATCACATTGGATGGTTTTAGCAATACGGACGAAAGAGAAGTGAAGTTGTATGCCGTGAGCCGTACAGAAGTAGCTTCCACACCTGTTACCGTGAAGGTGAACCCTTTAACGCCTCCCATAGAAAAAACACTGGCCTCCCTTTCATTTGAAGCAGATTTTGGCGGTATCACCACCAGTTTTGTCAACAATGATTCTTCCAATATCACAATAGGGGTACTCACCAAAGATGAAAGAGGTGCCATCATACCGGCAGATAAGTTTTATACCAGCCAGAAGAGCGGGTTCTTTTCCACCCGCGGTTTTGATGACAAGGAACGTTGGTTTGGTTTGTATGTGCAGGACAGATGGGGTAATCTCTCTGACACCATCGGTAAGCTCATTACACCATTCGCTGAACAGCAATTGGATAAGAAACTGTTCAAGGCCTATAAATTACCGACAGATGCCGTCCTGTTTAACAATCAACCCATGAGTAACCTGTGGAATAATGTGATCGCCGGCGGCTCAAGTAGCTCCAGCAGTTGGTTGCGTACAGCCAACGGCTCCGGTGTTCCGCACTGGATCACTTTTGATATGGGCGTAACGGCTAAACTGAGCCGCTTAAACTTTGTCCCAAGGGGTGCTACGGATGAACAGGCGCTGCTGTACAGCGCAGGTGATCCTCATCAGTTTGAAGTATGGGGTAGCACTACCCCCTCAGCAGATGGTAGCTTCAGCAGCTGGGTGAAACTGATGGACTGTGAAACCGTGAAGCCCTCCGGTCTTCCGATTGGTACCAACTCTAATGATGATATCCTGAAAGCAATAGCTGGCCATGAGTTCAAATTCCCGCTGGATGCCCCCCCTGTAAGGTATATCCGCATTAAGATGTTACAGACATGGGGTAATTCAGATTATTTCTGGATGGCAGAGATGACCATATTCGGGCAGCTGCGCTAA
- a CDS encoding FecR family protein codes for MQTDRFIWLLTRQLSGEISAEEQKELETMLLAEPSLRKAREALVHYWHSSHKGGDEKGTRNAFDKLVSRMDATVWPAIKPPTSRRWWIPLLGAAAVLVLCAAALLWLLKEPALTSEYNTRGTRSLIKLADGTTVWLNADSELKYPARFKNGLREVYLKGEAYFDVAKDAERPFIVHTDKMDVNVLGTSFNVRSYPDDSTSEATLISGVVEVALATAPGKKFRLKPAEKFIIANKQDSVSEMPGEPVISGATYFAKEDSVIVETAWVDNKLIFSDESFANLATRMERWYNVTIQFENTAIQQLRFTGLFKKETLIQALEALQLTEGFNYKIIEDRVIIY; via the coding sequence ATGCAAACAGACAGATTTATTTGGTTGCTTACCCGTCAGTTATCCGGGGAGATCTCAGCAGAAGAGCAAAAAGAGCTGGAAACGATGTTATTGGCTGAACCCTCCTTACGCAAAGCCCGCGAGGCACTCGTTCATTATTGGCATAGCAGCCATAAAGGAGGAGATGAAAAAGGAACAAGGAACGCCTTTGATAAACTGGTGTCGCGCATGGACGCTACCGTATGGCCCGCTATAAAGCCCCCCACCAGCAGAAGATGGTGGATACCCTTGCTGGGTGCTGCGGCCGTATTGGTATTGTGTGCCGCAGCCTTGTTGTGGCTCCTGAAAGAACCGGCCTTAACCTCGGAATACAATACCCGTGGTACACGTTCCCTGATCAAACTGGCGGATGGTACTACAGTATGGTTAAATGCAGACAGTGAATTGAAATATCCCGCCCGTTTCAAAAACGGCCTGCGGGAAGTATACCTGAAAGGGGAAGCCTATTTTGATGTGGCAAAAGATGCAGAAAGGCCTTTTATAGTGCATACGGATAAGATGGATGTAAATGTATTGGGAACAAGTTTCAATGTGCGGTCCTATCCGGACGACAGTACCTCCGAAGCCACACTTATTTCAGGGGTAGTGGAAGTTGCGCTGGCAACAGCACCGGGGAAAAAGTTCCGGTTAAAACCTGCGGAGAAGTTCATTATTGCCAACAAGCAGGATAGCGTGAGCGAGATGCCGGGGGAACCGGTGATCAGCGGCGCCACCTACTTCGCGAAAGAAGACAGCGTTATTGTTGAAACCGCCTGGGTGGACAATAAGCTCATCTTTAGCGATGAATCCTTTGCCAACCTTGCTACCAGGATGGAACGCTGGTACAATGTAACGATACAATTTGAAAATACTGCGATACAACAGCTGAGGTTTACAGGGCTGTTTAAGAAAGAAACTTTAATACAGGCATTAGAAGCTTTACAACTAACCGAGGGATTCAATTATAAAATTATAGAAGATCGTGTGATCATTTATTAA
- a CDS encoding DUF4998 domain-containing protein, which translates to MKHIFILTITALFIAACGKSDKDYKDFAPGGEIVYPGKVDSVKVYPGNNRVKLTWLLKTDSRITKCRVYWNQRQDSMEVAVTRTAGVDTITVLLNNMAEGPYSFDVYSYNAKGNVSIKNNATGDVYGAFYTSNLVNRLFKKAVYSAGKTRIEWVVADPRTFGLRLRYKDLAGVTQTLQVPSSEMITNIPANVLNNELEYETLYLPVPNAIDIFAASTVKLTAKPE; encoded by the coding sequence ATGAAACATATTTTCATACTGACCATCACCGCACTTTTTATCGCCGCCTGCGGTAAAAGTGATAAAGATTATAAAGACTTTGCCCCGGGAGGGGAGATAGTGTACCCGGGAAAAGTAGATTCCGTTAAAGTGTATCCCGGCAATAACCGCGTTAAACTAACCTGGTTACTGAAAACGGATTCCCGCATCACTAAATGCCGTGTGTACTGGAATCAGCGCCAGGATTCCATGGAGGTAGCTGTAACACGTACTGCCGGAGTGGATACCATCACCGTGTTATTAAACAACATGGCGGAAGGGCCATATAGCTTTGATGTATATTCCTATAATGCAAAAGGGAATGTATCTATTAAGAATAATGCCACCGGAGACGTGTATGGTGCTTTCTATACCAGTAACCTCGTGAACAGGCTCTTTAAAAAAGCGGTATACAGCGCAGGCAAAACCCGTATTGAATGGGTAGTGGCGGATCCCCGTACTTTTGGCCTGCGGCTGCGGTATAAAGACCTGGCAGGCGTAACGCAAACTTTACAGGTACCCTCTTCTGAAATGATCACCAATATCCCGGCTAATGTATTGAACAACGAACTGGAATACGAAACACTCTACTTGCCTGTTCCAAATGCAATTGATATATTTGCTGCGTCCACGGTAAAATTGACCGCCAAACCCGAGTAA
- a CDS encoding RNA polymerase sigma-70 factor: protein MADKMHLSTLWQNICQHDDQKSFEALFHLCYQRLVRFSMEYVHSHQVAEEIVSDLFLKLWTGRQSFREVVHIEKYLFTAIRNQSLNHMRKYSAYRVISTEDSGEEQGIIHSFDPSHATEWKELLARLDEAIEMLPPGRRQIFRLIKEEGFKPREVAEILNLSHRTVETQLFKAVKQLHISLQPYLTRQKTTGSILPLAILLAALLQ, encoded by the coding sequence ATGGCTGATAAAATGCATCTCTCTACCTTATGGCAGAACATTTGCCAGCATGATGATCAAAAATCATTTGAAGCGTTATTCCACCTCTGTTATCAGCGGCTGGTGAGGTTTTCCATGGAATATGTACATAGCCACCAGGTAGCAGAAGAGATCGTATCAGACCTGTTCCTTAAATTATGGACCGGCCGGCAATCTTTCCGGGAAGTGGTGCATATTGAAAAATATCTTTTCACCGCCATCCGCAATCAGTCCCTCAACCACATGCGCAAATACTCCGCTTACCGTGTTATCTCAACAGAAGATAGTGGGGAGGAGCAGGGCATCATTCATTCCTTTGATCCCTCCCACGCTACGGAATGGAAGGAATTGCTGGCCCGCCTGGATGAAGCAATAGAAATGCTCCCCCCCGGCAGGCGCCAGATCTTCCGCCTTATTAAAGAAGAAGGATTCAAACCCCGGGAAGTGGCTGAAATACTCAACCTTTCCCACAGGACCGTGGAAACGCAGCTGTTCAAAGCAGTAAAACAACTCCATATTTCCCTGCAACCATACCTGACCCGGCAAAAGACCACTGGTTCCATACTTCCCCTGGCCATTCTTTTGGCCGCACTCCTTCAATAA